A DNA window from Chiloscyllium plagiosum isolate BGI_BamShark_2017 chromosome 9, ASM401019v2, whole genome shotgun sequence contains the following coding sequences:
- the haao gene encoding 3-hydroxyanthranilate 3,4-dioxygenase, translated as MPSRHSGQLKVMFVGGPNERKDYHIEEGEELFYQCQGDMCLKIIEKGKHKDVHIREGEMFLLPARIPHSPQRQANTVGLVFERTRLKTEFDGLRYYVDNSTDVLFVRWFYCADLGTQLGPIIKEFFNSKECRTGKPNPDKLQKELPFCLNTISTVMKPFSLQDWLCQHNQDIKEKCVIDMFGDQFETKTVVYATGESEEKQSADTWIWQLEGKSVVVIDGKTTKLTAGDSFLVPLNTKYIWKRAEGTIALCVIQDPALKKSYVK; from the exons ATGCCTTCCAGGCACAGTGGCCAGTTAAAAGTAATGTTTGTTGGAGGACCTAATGAAAGGAAAGATTACCACATAGAAGAAGGAGAAGAG TTGTTTTACCAATGTCAAGGTGACATGTGCCTGAAGATCATAGAGAAAGGAAAACATAAAGATGTGCATATTCGAGAAGGAGAG ATGTTTTTGCTACCAGCTCGGATACCCCATTCCCCTCAGCGACAGGCCAACACAGTGGGGCTGGTTTTTGAAAGGACAAGGCTGAAGACAGAGTTTGACGGACTCAG ATACTATGTAGACAATTCCACTGATGTACTGTTTGTGAGATGGTTCTACTGTGCAGACTTGGGCACCCAGCTTGGTCCCATCATAAAGGA ATTTTTCAACTCTAAAGAATGTAGAACTGGGAAACCAAATCCAG ACAAGTTGCAGAAAGAACTTCCATTTTGTCTAAACACTATTAGCACTGTTATGAAACCATTTTCACTTCAAGATTGGCTCTGCCAGCACAATCAGGATATCAAAGAAAAGTGTGTTATTGACATGTTTGGTGATCAGTTTGAGACCAAG ACAGTAGTGTATGCAactggagagagtgaggaaaagCAGAGTGCAGACACCTGGATATGGCAGCTG GAGGGTAAATCTGTTGTGGTGATCGATGGCAAGACTACCAAACTTACTGCTGGAGATAGCTTTCTCGTCCCATTAAATACTAA ATATATTTGGAAAAGAGCTGAAGGAACAATTGCACTTTGTGTCATACAGGATCCAGCCCTGAAGAAATCCTATGTTAAATAA